A single genomic interval of Amycolatopsis albispora harbors:
- a CDS encoding DUF2203 domain-containing protein, with protein sequence MGLFTVPEARAELEQLRPCIDELIALRADAAELAASLTPEGAATTLGGLPELKAAQARLDELMSTIQQTGAELKGFAPLLIDFPAELHGVPVLLCWLEGDEELGWYHRADLGFAGRRPLPR encoded by the coding sequence ATGGGACTGTTCACGGTGCCGGAGGCGCGGGCCGAGCTGGAGCAGCTGCGGCCGTGCATCGACGAACTGATCGCGCTGCGCGCCGACGCGGCGGAGCTGGCCGCTTCGCTCACCCCGGAGGGTGCCGCGACCACGCTCGGCGGCCTGCCCGAGCTGAAGGCGGCGCAGGCGCGGCTGGACGAGCTGATGAGCACCATCCAGCAGACCGGCGCCGAGCTGAAGGGCTTCGCGCCGCTGCTGATCGACTTCCCGGCCGAGCTGCACGGCGTCCCGGTCCTCCTGTGCTGGCTGGAAGGCGACGAGGAGCTGGGCTGGTACCACCGCGCGGACCTCGGGTTCGCGGGCAGGCGCCCGCTACCGCGTTAG